GCGGCATTCAGTCCTACCTGGAGGAGCTCGTGCGCAGGATCGTCGGCACCGGGTCGCACGCGGTGACGGTGTATGCGCCCCAGTGGAAAGGCGCCGACGCCTTCGACGCAGGGGCGACCGGCTATCGGGTGGTGCGTCATCCGGGCACGTTGATGCTGCCCGGACCGGCCGTCGATACCCGCATGCGCCGGCTGATCGCCGAGCACGACATCGACACCGTGTGGTTCGGCGCGGCGGCGCCGCTAGCGCTGCTGGCGGATCGGGCTCGGCAGGCCGGGGCGACTCGGGTGCTGGCCAGCACCCACGGGCATGAGGTGGGCTGGTCGATGCTGCCGGTGGCCCGCTCGGTGTTGCGGCGCATCGGCGACAGTACCGACGTCGTCACGTACGTCAGCCGCTACACGCGCGCCCGGTTCGCCTCGGCGTTCGGGCCCACGGCCGCACTGGAATACCTGCCGCCCGGGGTGGACACCGACCGGTTCCGGCCCGACCCGGCCAGTCGTGCCAGACTGCGGGCCCGCTACGGTCTGGGCCGACGGCCCACGGTGGTATGCCTGTCGCGGCTGGTCCCGCGCAAGGGTCAGGACGTCCTGATCCGGGCGCTGCCGTCGATCCGCCGGCGGGTCGACGGCGCGGCGCTGGTCATCGTCGGCGGCGGTCCCTACCTGTCCGCGCTGCGGCGTCTGGCCCAGCGCTACCGGGTGACCGAGCACGTGGTCTTCACCGGCGCAGTATCGGGCGCCGAGCTACCCGCGCATCATGCGATGGCGGACGTGTTCGCGATGCCCTGCCGCACCCGCGGCGCCGGGCTGGACGTCGAAGGGCTGGGCATCGTGTTCCTGGAAGCGTCCGCGACCGGCGTGCCGGTGGTTGCCGGGTGCTCGGGTGGAGCGCCGGAGACGGTGCAGCACAACACAACTGGGCTCATTGTCGACGGTCGGTCGGTGGATAAGGTTGCCGATGCGGTTGGTGGGCTCCTGGCCGATCCGGGTCGGGCGGCCGTGATGGGCGCTGCCGGGCGGGACTGGGTGACGGCCAACTGGCGATGGGACACGCTGGCTGCCCGCATGGCCGCGCTGTTGGCGG
This Mycobacterium xenopi DNA region includes the following protein-coding sequences:
- the pimB gene encoding GDP-mannose-dependent alpha-(1-6)-phosphatidylinositol monomannoside mannosyltransferase — translated: MARVLLVTNDFPPRRGGIQSYLEELVRRIVGTGSHAVTVYAPQWKGADAFDAGATGYRVVRHPGTLMLPGPAVDTRMRRLIAEHDIDTVWFGAAAPLALLADRARQAGATRVLASTHGHEVGWSMLPVARSVLRRIGDSTDVVTYVSRYTRARFASAFGPTAALEYLPPGVDTDRFRPDPASRARLRARYGLGRRPTVVCLSRLVPRKGQDVLIRALPSIRRRVDGAALVIVGGGPYLSALRRLAQRYRVTEHVVFTGAVSGAELPAHHAMADVFAMPCRTRGAGLDVEGLGIVFLEASATGVPVVAGCSGGAPETVQHNTTGLIVDGRSVDKVADAVGGLLADPGRAAVMGAAGRDWVTANWRWDTLAARMAALLAG